Proteins from one Mus caroli chromosome 3, CAROLI_EIJ_v1.1, whole genome shotgun sequence genomic window:
- the LOC110291994 gene encoding small proline-rich protein 2E isoform X2 has translation MSYHQQQCKQPCQPPPVCLPPKCPEPCPPPKCPEPCPPPKCPKPCPPPPWQPKCPPVQFPPCQQKCPPKNK, from the exons ATGTCTTACCACCAGCAGCAGTGCAAGCAGCCATGCCAACCTCCTCCTGTGTGCCTACCCCCGAAGTGCCCTGAGCCTTGTCCTCCTCCAAAGTGCCCTGAGCCTTGTCCTCCTCCAAAGTGCCCTAAGCCTTGTCCTCCTCCA CCATGGCAGCCAAAATGCCCTCCTGTGCAATTTCCACCATGCCAGCAGAAGTGTCCACCCAAGAACAAGTGA
- the LOC110291994 gene encoding small proline-rich protein 2B isoform X1, with protein sequence MSYHQQQCKQPCQPPPVCLPPKCPEPCPPPKCPEPCPPPKCPKPCPPPVCPEPCPPPVCCDPCPPPVCCEPCPPQPWQPKCPPVQFPPCQQKCPPKNK encoded by the coding sequence ATGTCTTACCACCAGCAGCAGTGCAAGCAGCCATGCCAACCTCCTCCTGTGTGCCTACCCCCGAAGTGCCCTGAGCCTTGTCCTCCTCCAAAGTGCCCTGAGCCTTGTCCTCCTCCAAAGTGCCCTAAGCCTTGTCCTCCTCCAGTTTGCCCTGAGCCTTGTCCTCCCCCAGTGTGCTGTGATCCTTGTCCTCCTCCAGTGTGCTGTGAGCCATGCCCCCCTCAGCCATGGCAGCCAAAATGCCCTCCTGTGCAATTTCCACCATGCCAGCAGAAGTGTCCACCCAAGAACAAGTGA
- the LOC110290598 gene encoding small proline-rich protein 2I-like, with amino-acid sequence MSYHQQQCKQPCQPPPVCPPTKCPEPCPPQKCPEPCSPPKCPEPCPVPCPPPSCQQKCPPVQPPPPCQQKCPPKSK; translated from the coding sequence ATGTCTTACCACCAGCAGCAATGCAAGCAGCCCTGCCAACCTCCTCCTGTGTGCCCACCCACCAAGTGCCCAGAGCCTTGTCCTCCCCAAAAGTGCCCTGAGCCTTGTTCTCCTCCAAAGTGCCCAGAGCCTTGTCCTGTTCCCTGTCCTCCTCCCTCATGCCAGCAGAAATGCCCTCCGGTGCAACCTCCTCCACCATGCCAGCAGAAGTGCCCCCCCAAGAGCAAGTGA